CCCCTCGGCGAGGACTTCCATGCCCGTCGGCTCAACATCCGCTCCAGCCAGGTGGGCGCCGTAGCCCTCCCAAGGAGGCACCGGAGGACCAACGGCCAACGCCTGCACGAAGCAGCGAACCAGCTGAGGGACCCGCTCTTCGACACGTTCATCACCAGTGAGTGCACGTTCCAGAACCTGCCCAGCACGCTTGTTAAGTTGTTCGAACGGCCCGGTGGTTTCTGCCACGTGGTCGCCTACCCACAGCCGGAGGAATAAGACATGTTCAGCCTGACCGTCCGACGCCATTTCATGGTCGCCCACAGCCTTCCCCGGGAGGCATTCGGCCCGGCCCAGGGCCTGCATGGGGCCACCTTCGTCGCCGAGGTGACGTTCCGCCGTCGTGAACTCAACGACGACGCAATCGTGCTGGACATCGGCGCCGCCGGCGGCATCCTCGAGGAAATCCTCGCCGACCTGAACTACAAGAACCTGGACGAACACCCGGCGTTCAAGGGCAAGCTCTCCACCACGGAAGCGCTCGCCAAGCACATCGCGGACGTCATGGCAGCCCGCATCAAGAGCACCGACGACGGTCCCGCGCTGTCCGGCATCGACGTCGTCCTGCGCGAAAACCCCGACGCCTGGGCGGGCTATTCGCTGGAGCTTCCGGGCAACTAGGCCAGGCACGTGGACATCCGCTTCATCGTCCCGGGCAACGTCCGGCACGGGTCCGGCGGCAACAAGTACAACGCCGCGCTCGCACAGCACCTGACCGCTCTCGGCGCGCAGGTTGAGACAGTAACCGTCGACGGCGACTGGCCGGTGGGCAGCGAAGCGGACCGGAAACGTTTCGCGCAAGCGCTCGACGGCGGCACAACAGTGATTGCCGACGGCCTGGTTGCGAGCGGGGCGCCTGATGAAGTGGCGCCCGCGGTCCTTTCGGGAACCAACACCTGGATCCTGTCGCACATTGCGCTGGCTGATCACCCGCGACTCGAGGGGAAGGCGCTTGCTGCGGCCAGCGGCGTGATCTGCCCCAGCGAGCATGCGGCCAGCGAACTGCTTACCAGACACGGGGAACTGGAGATCGCCGTTGCAAGGCCTGGAGTTGAGCCGGGGATCATCGCGGCCGGCTCGGATCCGCTGCGTATCGTGGCTGTGTCAGCGTTGCTGCCCAACAAGCAACAGACAATGCTCGTCGAAGCGCTCAGCCAATTGACGGACCTGCCATGGAACGCGGTGCTGGTTGGTTCGCCGGATGCGGACCCGGCCTACGCAGCAAACGTCCGGGCCGCCGTCGAACATCACGGACTGGAAAACCGGGTGACCTTCACCGGTGAGCTGGGCGGGGAAGCCCTCGAAGACCAGTGGCACATGGCTGACCTCAGTGTGCTGATCTCCACATCCGAGGCGTTCGGCATGGTGGTTGTCGAGTCACTGGCGCATGGAGTTCCGGTGTTGGTAAGGCAGGGGACCGGTGCTGTGGAAGCGTTGGGTGGGAGCGGTGCAGGCGCTGCCTTGGATCTCGACGCCCCCGGGGTCCTGGCCGAAACGCTCAGGACGTGGCTCACTGACGCGGAGGTACGCCGGACGTGGCGGGAAGCGGCCTTGGCAGCCCGTGGGCGGCTTCAGAGCTGGGAGACTACCGCCCGGACCGTTTATAAGGCCATCGAGATGACAGTTAATGCCAATCCCGAGGCCTCCGATTGGCATTAAGTGCCATCTCGCGGGCGAACCGGGCTCAGGGCACCCGGTGAGCGGCAAAAAAATCCCTCAGCAAGGCTGAGCATTCTTCCTCGCGCACACCCGCGTAGACCTCCACCCAGTGGTTCAGGCGGCGTTCACGGAGAATGTCGAACACCGATCCGACGGCCCCGGCCTTCTCATCCCACGCGCCGAATACGACCCGCGGAATCCGGGCCAGGACAATTGCCCCGGCGCACATTGCACACGGTTCCAAAGTGACCACGAGCGTGCAATCCTCAAGCCGCCATCCGTCGCCGTCAGCTCCGGATTCAGCAGCCCGCCGGCGCAGTGCGGCGGCCGCCTGCCGGATAGCCACAACCTCCGCGTGCGCGGTCGGGTCCCCGTGCGCCTCCCGTTCGTTTCGCCCGGAACCCAGCACGCCGCCGTCGGGCCCCAGGATGACAGCCCCGATCGGAACATCGTCGGTTTCCAAGGCAAGGCGTGCTTCGTCCAGGGCAAGGCCCATCCATGCCAAGTGATCTGCGTGATACGGCTCGGTAGGGCTCATGCCTCAATGATAGTTTTGGGGGATGCGCACACTCGTCGTGGACCACCCGCTGGTCGCTCACAAGCTCACCGTACTGCGGGACAAGAACACCCCCTCACCGGTCTTCCGGCAGCTCACCGAAGAACTCGTGACCCTCCTGGCCTACGAGGCCACCCGCGAGGTCAAGACCCAACCGGTGGAGATTGAAACCCCGGTCACCAAGACCATCGGCACCGCTTTCACCAAGCCCACGCCACTGGTTGTCCCCATCCTCCGCGCCGGACTGGGCATGCTCGAAGGCATGACCAAGCTGGTCCCGACGGCGGAGGTCGGGTTCCTGGGCATGGCCCGCGACGAGGAAACCCTTGACATCATCACCTACGCGGAGCGCCTCCCCGAGGACCTGACGGGGCGCCAGGTGTTCGTCCTGGATCCCATGCTCGCAACCGGCGGCACCCTGCGCGAGGCCATCAAGTTCCTGTTCAAGCGTGGAGCCTCGGACGTCACGTGCATCTGCCTGCTGGCCGCTCCGGAGGGCCTGGCCAAGCTGGAAGAGGAACTCGCCGACGCCAACGTCAACATTGTTCTGGCTTCGATTGACGAGAAACTCAACGAGAAGTCGTACATCGTTCCTGGTCTCGGCGACGCGGGCGACCGCCTGTACGGGATCGCCGGCTAGGCATAGACCCCTATTACTTTCCGTCGTGCCCCGCTAGCCTGTGGCGCATGGACTGGAAACTTGAACTGGTGTTTGTCCCCGTGTCCGACGTCGATCGCGCGAAGGATTTCTACGTCAACAAGGTCGGTTTCAACGCCGATTACGACGAACGACCTTCCGACGGCGTCCGCTTCGTCCAGCTCACTCCTCCGGGTTCGACGTGCTCCATCGCCATCGGAGAAGGGTTGTCGGACGCACCCCCAGGCACCGCTCCGAGCCTTCAGATGGTGGTGGCGGACATCAACAAGGCCCATGAACAGCTCAAAGCCAACGGGGTGGACGTCAGCGATGTCGACGTCCAGGACTGGGGCCACTTTGTGTACTTCGCCGACCCCGACGGCAATAAGTGGGCGGTGCAGTACCTCCCTCAGCGGCCCAACGGGTAACCAACGCAGGCTCACTGTGCGGCAGGATGGAACCATTATCCTTCCTGCCGCACAGCCCGGTCCGGGACATTCCCGGCAAACCCTCACCGTTCGCGCCGTCCTCTTCGACATGGACGGAACGCTGGTGGATTCGACGGCCGTAGTAGAGCAGGTCTGGCTGGAGTTCGCAGAACGCTACGGGCTTGACTACACCGAGATCCTGCGGACCTCGCACGGCGTCCAGGCCGGCGACACGGTGCGCCGATACGCCCCGGCGGATGCCGACGTCGTTGCCCTCACCGCCGAACTGGGCGAGATGGAACGCAACCGCACAGACGGCATCATTGCCTTGCCGGGAGCCGAGGCCCTGCTCGAAGCTCTTCCGGACGAGGCCATCGCACTGGTCACTTCGGCCGACCGCATCCTCGCCGATATCCGCATGCAGGCCGCCGGACTCGCCATGCCTTCGACGGCGGTTACCGCCGAAGCCGTTACGCGCGGCAAGCCGCATCCGCAGGGATACCTCAAAGCCGCGGCCTTGCTCGGTGCCGAACCGGCCGACGTCGTGGTTTTCGAGGACGCACCCGCAGGCATTGCCGCAGCAAGGGCCGCCGGGATGCGGACAGTGGTTGTGGGCCAGGCCGCCGCGCACCAAGCGGATCTGGAACCCGGCATGTGGCGGATTCCCGACTACTCGGCGGTGACCGTGGAGACCGTGAGGCACGACGACGGCGGCCACGTCATCACGCTGACGTTCTAGCCCTGTTCCACCCGGCCGGGCGGGAGTAGGCTGTGCGCATGTCTGCGTTGCCGGAGGCATACGGTGCTGCATTGGAGCGTGCCATGGTGCACGCCACCAATTGGCTCGCGTCGGTGCCCACCCGTCCAGTCCGCCCACAGTCCGACGCCGACCAGGTCGCCGCAAGCATCCTGCCGCGGCTCCCCGACGAACCTGCTGATGCCGCCGCCGTCGTTGATGAGCTGGCTGCACTGGCCGAACCGGGACTGATGGCCATCCAGTCCGGACGTTTCTACGGCTGGGTCATGGGCGGCACCTTGCCGGCTGCCATGGCGGCGGATTGGCTTGTCTCCGCGTGGGACCAAAACGCGGGCCTGCGCTTTGCCACCCCGGCGGCGGCGGCGATCGAGGAGTCTGCGGCCGATTGGTTGCTTGACCTTCTGCACTTGCCCGCCACCTCCGACGTCGGCTTCACCACGGGGGCCACTACCGCCAACTTCGTCGGGCTTGCCGCGGGAAGGCAGCACCTGATGGACGAGGCCGGCTGGGACCTGGAAGGCCTCGGCCTGTCCGGGGCGCCGAGGATCACGGTGTTCGCGGGGCGGGAGCGGCACGCTGCGGTGGACCTCGCTTTGAGGTATCTGGGCCTGGGGACATGTGTTCCCGTGGACGCAGACAGGGAAGGCCGGATCCTGCCCGACGCGCTCGATGACGCCATGGGAGAGCAACCCGGCCCGGCGATCCTATGCCTCCAGGCCGGCAACCTGCACTCGGGCGCCTTCGATCCCATGGCTGACTCCATCGGAGTGGCCCGCGACCGTGGTGCGTGGGTCCACGTGGACGGCGCCTTTGGTTTATGGGCGGCTGCGAGCCCGAAACTGCGGGAACGCCTGGCAGGTGTGGAGCTCGCTGATTCCTGGGCCACCGATGCCCATAAGACACTCAACGTTCCCTACGATTGCGGCCTGGCAATCGTGGCCCGCCCCGAAGCCATGAGGCGTGCCTTCAGCGTTCATACGAGTTACCTGATAGCGACGGATGCCGGGCCGGGGGACCCTTTCGAGAAAGTTCCGGAGATGTCCCGCCGCGCCCGCGGTATTCCGGTGTGGGCTGCCCTGCGCCAATTGGGCCGGAACGGTGTCATCGACATGGTGGAGCGGTTGGCCGAGAACGCGCGGGCGCTCGCTGACGGCCTATCCTCGATCCCCGGGGTGGAAGTGCTCAATGACGTGGTGTTCACGCAGGTCTCGGTGAGTTTCGGGAGCGACGAACGTACGCGCAGGATCACCCAGCGGCTCATGGCAGAAGGCGCCGTGTGGATGTCAGGTTCTTCCTGGCAGGGCCGGGACATCCTGCGGATCTCCGTCAGCAACTGGTCCACGGACGACGCCGATGTGGCGGCGTCGGTGGAAGCAGTCCGGCGTGCGGTGGAGCAGGAACCCGAAGCCTAGTTAAACGCCAACGCCGCCCCCGGTTCCGCCATCCGCTCCTGTAGGTACTGGTGCGTGCGGCGGCAACGGGAGCGGCTTCTCAGGCAACGTCCGGGTTTAGTACCAGTTGTTGGCCAAGTGGAATGCCAAGGCTGCGGACGGCGAACCGTAGCGTTCCTTGATGTAGTTCAGGCCCCACTTGATCTGGGTCTGGTAGTTGGTCTGCCAGTCAGCACCGGCGGAAGCCATCTTGCCGGCCGGCAGCGACTGGACAATGCCGTAAGCACCGCTGGAAGCGTTGGTGGCAGTGGTGCGCCAGTTCGATTCCTTTTCCCAGAGCGTGTTCAGGGCGGTCATTTCACCCGGACCCCAGCCGTAGTTGGCCAGGATGCTGGCAGCGTAGGCCTTTGCGGCGGCAGGATCATCAATGGCCTTGGGGGCTGCAGCGGCGGCAGCAGCTTCTGCGGCAGCCTTGTCCGCAGCGGCCTTGGCGGCGGCGTCGGCTGCAGCCTTCTCTGCTGCTGCCTGGGCAGCAGCAGCCTGCTCGGCGGCGGCCTTGTCAGCTGCGGCCTTTTCTGCGGCAGCCTTCTCCGCAGCAGCCTTTTCGGCGGCGGCCTTGGCAGCTGCGGCCTTTTCAGCAGCGGCGCGCTTTGCGGCCTCAGCCTGGGCGGCGGCTTCAGCGGCAGCGTTCTCGCGGGTCTGCGGGTCCACCTGGACCGAAGCCTGGGTCTGTGCTGCCTGGCTCATCTCCGGAAGGTTGAACGTGGCGTTTGCGGCCTGCCCGAGCGATGCAACGCCCAGCGCGGCTGCGACGACGCCGGCTGCTACCGACATGCGGTGGCCGGTCCTACCCTGGCGGGCAGCGTTCTTCAGGACATTCTGCGACTTGGTCAGGGGAGCGTTGTTTTCGTCACGGTGACGCGCCTCATGGCGCGACTGATCCTTGAATTCAGACATGTGTGATTACCTCTCAGCGCCTGCGGAGTTAGCTGTCGGGTTCGGATGAGGTCATCCGGCCGCGCGTGTAGCTGCGGCTTCACCCCAAGGGCCGGCGCAATGCCTGGCCCGGAGACTCTGGGTCCCCCGTCTCTGCCTCGAAATCAGAACGGAACTCCGGGAAGTGGCAGAGCTCGGCGCATCCCGGGTGTGGGCCAAGGTTGGGGCGACCCACTCGTTCGACGGTACAGGAGGTTCAAGCGAAAGTCACATTTAGGTAACAGAGATCACGACGCCGGTGCGTCGCCTTGCCGGATTCGCCGCGGTGGGGATGTGCCCCAAGGAAGGGCGGGGCAGGATGCGCCACGGCGCCGCGACAATCGGGGGCACTGAGGCTGCGCGGGGGTTCGCAGGTGGCGTTCGGAGCTTTTAGCAGATTGGGAGCCTGAATATCGAGTCTGGCGTCCACTTCGATTGGACAGCATCCGTTTCAGATCGTGAGATTCCGCTTGTCGGGCGCTCGCGGGAATCCAGAGGGGCATCATGCGCCATTGATCGAAGAAAGTTCAGCCAGAACGCAATATTTCTGCCCTTGACCGAACAAAACCGCATTCATTTTTGCAATCCGCTGAATTGTGATTTGCGGCACAATACTCGCGCTTATCTCAGAATGTGGACGTTTCCGCCCTTTGTTACTTGCGTGTTGTCATTGTTACGTTGCACACTTCCAATGTGAACAAGAACTCAACAGCACCTGCAGCCGCAGCAATCTTCTCCAGCTCACCCGCTGGTGACGAGTCCCGCTGTTGTCGAATGCAAGCCTAACTTCCCACCCCAGAAAAGTTTCAGGCATTCGCCCCCTAGCCCACCGTTGGGCGCCCCTCCCCAAACTCATTGCGGGGACACCAGCATTCGAAGCCGCGATGACGGCTATTCACTTTTGAGGTAAGCACTCCATGTCAGTTGCATCCGGATACGTCCACATCTCCGTCCGTAACGCCAACAAGGCCGCTTCCAACGCCGGCCTCCGCCCCGGTTTCGGTAACCGCCCCGGTTACGCACCCGGTACCCAGGCTGCTGCCCAGCAGGCTCCGGGCTACGTTCCCCAGGGCTACAACCCGAACTCCTACGGACAGTTGCGCGCCGTGCCTGCCGCTACCGAGCCCGCAGCCATGACGGCACCCACTCCGGTGGTGGCCCAGTCCGAGCGTCTCCGGCCCGTGGCCAATGACAACGTAGCCCGCGGATTCGTGCTCTACATGGGTATTGACGAAGAGACCGCGGCTGCTGCCGGGACCTCCATTGCCAAGCTGGCCCAGGAAATCCGTGCTTACGCCCAGTCGCTCGTGACCGGCGCGGAAAGCTATGCCGCCGTCGCCGTTGCTCCCGCCAGCGCACCCGGGTCCGCACTCGACGTCGTACGTTCCACATTCGGTGACCCCACCGTGGCCGCACGCCAGCGCACCGAAGCCGCACGTCCTGCGCCCCAGCAGGAAGCGCGCCCGTCCGGCGTGCTCATCGACCTCGCCCGCCGCGAAGTCCACCTCGACGGCGAATCGCTTAACCTGACGTTCAAGGAATTCGAACTCCTCAACTACCTCGTTGAGAACGGCACCCGCACGGTGGGCCGTGACGAGCTCCTCGAAGGCCTGTGGCGGAACGCCGAGGAAGTCCCCAACGAGCGCACCATCGACGTCCACATCCGTCGTCTCCGCTCCAAGCTGGGCCGCCTCGCCAACACCGTCCGCACGGTCCGCGGCCAGGGCTACCGTTTCTACGAGCACCCCGAGGTCATCGTCTGGGCCGCTCCGGAATACTCGATCTGATCCTGTAACTGCCGAAAGGCGGCACATCCCTCTGCGCCTGCGCTCACTCGAGCAACCACTGCGCTGACGGAATGTGCCGCCTTTCGTTTTGTCTGGTCAGTGAGTATCTGCCTGGCGCGGCTATAAGGTATTTGGATGAGCGACCACCACCTGAGACGGCTTGTGATCATGCGCCACGCCAAGGCGGACTGGCCCGTGGGCGTGCCCGACCATGAACGCCCCCTCGAGGAACGCGGGCACCGCGAAGCCCCGTTGGCCGGAAAATGGTTGTTGAAGCACAAGGTGGTCCCTGACTTCATCCTGTGTTCCTCGGCCCTCCGGACGCGCCAGACGTGCACATGGATCTGCGATGAACTGGGCGAAAAAGCTCCTACGCCCAAGCTCGAGAACGGGCTGTACGCAGCCTCGGCCACAGAGATGCTCGCGGTCATCAACCACGTACCGGACACAGTTACTACGTTGATGGTGATCTCCCACATGCCGGGCGTGCAGGACCTTGCCATGCGGCTGGCTTCCCGGGACTCGGACCACGACGCCTACATGGATGCCGCCACCCGCTACCCGACCA
The Paenarthrobacter ureafaciens genome window above contains:
- a CDS encoding winged helix-turn-helix domain-containing protein, with translation MSVASGYVHISVRNANKAASNAGLRPGFGNRPGYAPGTQAAAQQAPGYVPQGYNPNSYGQLRAVPAATEPAAMTAPTPVVAQSERLRPVANDNVARGFVLYMGIDEETAAAAGTSIAKLAQEIRAYAQSLVTGAESYAAVAVAPASAPGSALDVVRSTFGDPTVAARQRTEAARPAPQQEARPSGVLIDLARREVHLDGESLNLTFKEFELLNYLVENGTRTVGRDELLEGLWRNAEEVPNERTIDVHIRRLRSKLGRLANTVRTVRGQGYRFYEHPEVIVWAAPEYSI
- a CDS encoding HAD-IA family hydrolase, whose translation is MRQDGTIILPAAQPGPGHSRQTLTVRAVLFDMDGTLVDSTAVVEQVWLEFAERYGLDYTEILRTSHGVQAGDTVRRYAPADADVVALTAELGEMERNRTDGIIALPGAEALLEALPDEAIALVTSADRILADIRMQAAGLAMPSTAVTAEAVTRGKPHPQGYLKAAALLGAEPADVVVFEDAPAGIAAARAAGMRTVVVGQAAAHQADLEPGMWRIPDYSAVTVETVRHDDGGHVITLTF
- a CDS encoding glycosyltransferase family 4 protein, whose product is MDIRFIVPGNVRHGSGGNKYNAALAQHLTALGAQVETVTVDGDWPVGSEADRKRFAQALDGGTTVIADGLVASGAPDEVAPAVLSGTNTWILSHIALADHPRLEGKALAAASGVICPSEHAASELLTRHGELEIAVARPGVEPGIIAAGSDPLRIVAVSALLPNKQQTMLVEALSQLTDLPWNAVLVGSPDADPAYAANVRAAVEHHGLENRVTFTGELGGEALEDQWHMADLSVLISTSEAFGMVVVESLAHGVPVLVRQGTGAVEALGGSGAGAALDLDAPGVLAETLRTWLTDAEVRRTWREAALAARGRLQSWETTARTVYKAIEMTVNANPEASDWH
- a CDS encoding pyridoxal phosphate-dependent decarboxylase family protein; amino-acid sequence: MSALPEAYGAALERAMVHATNWLASVPTRPVRPQSDADQVAASILPRLPDEPADAAAVVDELAALAEPGLMAIQSGRFYGWVMGGTLPAAMAADWLVSAWDQNAGLRFATPAAAAIEESAADWLLDLLHLPATSDVGFTTGATTANFVGLAAGRQHLMDEAGWDLEGLGLSGAPRITVFAGRERHAAVDLALRYLGLGTCVPVDADREGRILPDALDDAMGEQPGPAILCLQAGNLHSGAFDPMADSIGVARDRGAWVHVDGAFGLWAAASPKLRERLAGVELADSWATDAHKTLNVPYDCGLAIVARPEAMRRAFSVHTSYLIATDAGPGDPFEKVPEMSRRARGIPVWAALRQLGRNGVIDMVERLAENARALADGLSSIPGVEVLNDVVFTQVSVSFGSDERTRRITQRLMAEGAVWMSGSSWQGRDILRISVSNWSTDDADVAASVEAVRRAVEQEPEA
- a CDS encoding nucleoside deaminase, with the translated sequence MSPTEPYHADHLAWMGLALDEARLALETDDVPIGAVILGPDGGVLGSGRNEREAHGDPTAHAEVVAIRQAAAALRRRAAESGADGDGWRLEDCTLVVTLEPCAMCAGAIVLARIPRVVFGAWDEKAGAVGSVFDILRERRLNHWVEVYAGVREEECSALLRDFFAAHRVP
- the upp gene encoding uracil phosphoribosyltransferase produces the protein MRTLVVDHPLVAHKLTVLRDKNTPSPVFRQLTEELVTLLAYEATREVKTQPVEIETPVTKTIGTAFTKPTPLVVPILRAGLGMLEGMTKLVPTAEVGFLGMARDEETLDIITYAERLPEDLTGRQVFVLDPMLATGGTLREAIKFLFKRGASDVTCICLLAAPEGLAKLEEELADANVNIVLASIDEKLNEKSYIVPGLGDAGDRLYGIAG
- a CDS encoding glyoxalase superfamily protein, whose product is MDWKLELVFVPVSDVDRAKDFYVNKVGFNADYDERPSDGVRFVQLTPPGSTCSIAIGEGLSDAPPGTAPSLQMVVADINKAHEQLKANGVDVSDVDVQDWGHFVYFADPDGNKWAVQYLPQRPNG
- a CDS encoding SixA phosphatase family protein, with the protein product MSDHHLRRLVIMRHAKADWPVGVPDHERPLEERGHREAPLAGKWLLKHKVVPDFILCSSALRTRQTCTWICDELGEKAPTPKLENGLYAASATEMLAVINHVPDTVTTLMVISHMPGVQDLAMRLASRDSDHDAYMDAATRYPTSALTVLETEKPWAELDGQDARLIHFKVPRH
- a CDS encoding 6-pyruvoyl trahydropterin synthase family protein; this encodes MFSLTVRRHFMVAHSLPREAFGPAQGLHGATFVAEVTFRRRELNDDAIVLDIGAAGGILEEILADLNYKNLDEHPAFKGKLSTTEALAKHIADVMAARIKSTDDGPALSGIDVVLRENPDAWAGYSLELPGN